The DNA segment TCACATCACTGGCTTATGCTCAGATGGAGGAGTTCATAGCCACATTGAGCACTTATTGGGATTAATAAAATGGGCATCTGAATCTGGTTTAGACAAAGTAGCTATACATGTTATTACTGACGGTAGAGATACCCCAGCAAAAAGTGCTTATAAATACATCAAACAAATAGAAGATTGCATAAAAGAATTCAAAGTTGGAGAAATAGCATCCATATGCGGTAGATATTGGATAATGGATAGAAATTTATTATGGGAAAGAACTGAAAAAGCTTTTATAAATCTAACTGATCCAAATCTCCAAGTAACTGATCTTTCCCCTGAAGATTATCTTAATAAAAGTTATGGCGAAAATATTACCGATGAATTTTTAGAGCCAGTAAGAATATCTAAAAAATTCTTAAAAGATGGAGATAGTTTAATATGCTTTAATTTTCGTCCAGATAGAGCAAGACAAATAATAAAGGCTCTTTCGGAAAGAGAATTTGATAACTTTAAAAGAAACATAATACCTGATATAGATATCTTAACTTTCACTCAATATGAAGCGAACTTACCAGTTAAAGTTGTATTTCCGCCTGAGTCTCTCAACAACTTTATTGGCCAAATAGTTTCAGAGAACGGCCTTAAACAATACAGAACAGCTGAGACAGAAAAATATCCACACGTAACTTATTTTTTTAATGGAGGAGTAGAAGTCCCCTCTCCTGGAGAGCATAGGCATTTAATTCCCTCTCCGAGGGTCGCAACTTATGATATGGCTCCAGAAATGTCTGCTGAAGAATTAACTATTAGTTGCTCTAATGCTATAAAAACTGGACAATATTCTTTTGTAGTTATTAATTTCGCTAATCCTGATATGGTTGGACATACAGGTGATATGGAGGCCGCCATAAAAGCTATTGAAACTGTTGATAAATGTATAGGCAAAATAGTTAATGCTACAGGAGAGATGGGAGGCAGTATCCTTATCACTGCAGATCATGGCAATGCTGAATTAATGAAAGGTCCTGATGGGGAACCATGGACAGCCCACACTATCAATAAAGTCCCTTTAATTTTTATTGAAGGTGAGAAAAGAAAAATTCCAAATATGGGGAATGAGATTTATTTGAGAGATAATGCTGGATTAGCAGATATTGCTCCAACATTATTACAGTTGTTAAGTCTTCCAGTTCCAAAAGAAATGACAGGAAAATCACTTATTAAAGAAATTGAATTAAAAGGATTTAATAAAGTCGTTCAACATGTTTAAATTAAATACATAACAAATTCTAAAAATGAGTCAAATATTTACTTGGATATGGGTTGGTTCTGGAATTCTTCTAATACTTTTAGTTTTGCTTCATAGTCCTAAAGGAGATGGTATGGGAGGAATAGCAGCTAGTGGAAGCTCAATGTTTACTAGCGCTAGTAGTGCTGAAGCATCACTTAACAAAATAACTTGGACAACTTTGATAATATTTTTATCTCTTGCAATCATTCTGAGTGCTGGTTGGATTTAGTATTTTAAAATTACATTTATTTTTCTTTAAATAATTTTTTGAACAAAAAAAGGGATTGTAAAAACAATCCCTTTTGAACTAGAACATGTAATTATCTAGTAGTCAAAATCTCCACCCATTCCTGGAGCTCCAGCAGGTGCTGATTCTTTTTTCTCAGGCATATCTGCAACAATGCATTCAGTAGTAAGTACCATTCCTGCTATTGATGCGGCATTCTGTAGTCCAGAACGTGTGACTTTTGCAGGATCAACTATTCCTGCTGAAGACATGTCTACATATTCTCCAGTAGCTGCATTAAATCCATCATTAAATGGTTTGGATTTAACATTTTCAGCAATTACAGCTCCATTTGAACCAGCATTCTCAGCAATTCTCATAAGAGGAGCAGTTAATGATGCCTCAACTATATTGGCTCCTATTAATTCCTCGCCAGATAAAGTTGCATCAGCCCATTCTTTAAGAATTGGAGCTAAATGTGCAAGAGTTGTTCCACCACCTGGAACTATCCCTTCTTCAACAGCAGCTTTTGTAGCATTGATAGCATCTTCTAAACGAAGTTTTTTATCCTTCATTTCAGTTTCAGTAGCAGCTCCAACTTTAATAACTGCAACTCCTCCAGCCAGCTTAGCTAAACGTTCTTGAAGTTTTTCTTTGTCGTAGGAAGAATCTGTTTCCTCCATTTGTTTTTTAATCTGATCACATCTTGAATTGACTGCCTTTTCATTACCCTCAGCGACTATAGTTGTAGTCTCTTTATTGATGGTAATTCTTCTACCAGTGCCTAACATTTCTAAAGTAGCATTTTCTAATTTCAAACCTGCATCTTCAGTTATTAACTGACCATTAGTCAAAACAGCCATATCTTCAAGCATTGCTTTCCTTCTAT comes from the Prochlorococcus marinus str. MIT 9515 genome and includes:
- the gpmI gene encoding 2,3-bisphosphoglycerate-independent phosphoglycerate mutase produces the protein MSKISKKNINKIKVTESPVVLAILDGWGHREETSDNAIKQANTPVMDALWHAYPHTLISASGADVGLPNGQMGNSEVGHLTIGSGRIIQQELVRITNVVKNNQLTQVLELNNMANSIKKNNGTLHITGLCSDGGVHSHIEHLLGLIKWASESGLDKVAIHVITDGRDTPAKSAYKYIKQIEDCIKEFKVGEIASICGRYWIMDRNLLWERTEKAFINLTDPNLQVTDLSPEDYLNKSYGENITDEFLEPVRISKKFLKDGDSLICFNFRPDRARQIIKALSEREFDNFKRNIIPDIDILTFTQYEANLPVKVVFPPESLNNFIGQIVSENGLKQYRTAETEKYPHVTYFFNGGVEVPSPGEHRHLIPSPRVATYDMAPEMSAEELTISCSNAIKTGQYSFVVINFANPDMVGHTGDMEAAIKAIETVDKCIGKIVNATGEMGGSILITADHGNAELMKGPDGEPWTAHTINKVPLIFIEGEKRKIPNMGNEIYLRDNAGLADIAPTLLQLLSLPVPKEMTGKSLIKEIELKGFNKVVQHV
- the secG gene encoding preprotein translocase subunit SecG, whose amino-acid sequence is MSQIFTWIWVGSGILLILLVLLHSPKGDGMGGIAASGSSMFTSASSAEASLNKITWTTLIIFLSLAIILSAGWI